A DNA window from Trichosurus vulpecula isolate mTriVul1 chromosome 2, mTriVul1.pri, whole genome shotgun sequence contains the following coding sequences:
- the IGLON5 gene encoding igLON family member 5, translating to MFSIANNHMNSVNNMETKRCQKTGQDSWVLASAEPEGQDTCVLRRPLPGSAAGLSPAPRAPPPPGAAGGEPPSPSPFPPGPRAPRTGPPFPPPAPCAPPCPPPAPRARLRLLAAAALAGLAVISRGLLSQSLEFSSLADNYTVCEGDNATLSCSIDEHVTRVAWLNRSNILYAGNDRWTSDPRVRLLTNSPAEFSILITRVGLGDEGLYTCSFQTRQQPHTAQVYLIVHVPARIVNISSAVTVNEGGNVNLLCLAVGRPEPTVTWRQLRDGFTSEGEILEISDIRRSQAGDYECVTHNGVASAPDSRRVPVTVNYPPTITDVTSARTAVGRTALLRCEAMAVPPADFQWFKDDKQLGGGAAEGLKVQTERTRSMLLFANVSGRHYGNYTCRAANRLGAASASMRLLRPGSLENAASRPPGPLALLSALGWLWWGGM from the exons ATGTTCTCCATTGCTAATAACCACATGAATTCAGTCAACAACATGGAGACCAAAAGGTGTCAAAAAACAG GTCAGGACTCCTGGGTCCTTGCCAGTGCGGAGCCTGAGGGTCAGGACACCTGCGTCCTT CGCCGCCCCCTCCCCGGGTCTGCAGCAGGGCTCTCGCCGGCTCCTCgcgccccccccccgcccggTGCCGCAGGCGGggagcccccctccccctcccccttcccccccggGCCCCGCGCGCCCCGGACCGgccccccctttccccctcccgcCCCCTGCGCGCCGCCatgccccccccccgccccccgggcCCGGCTCCGGCTCCTCGCCGCCGCCGCCCTGGCCGGGCTGGCCGTCATCAGCCGAG GGCTGCTGTCCCAGAGCCTGGAGTTCAGTTCTCTGGCAGACAACTACACCGTATGCGAGGGAGACAACGCCACACTCAG CTGCTCCATCGACGAGCATGTGACCCGCGTGGCCTGGCTGAACCGCTCCAACATCCTGTATGCGGGCAATGACCGCTGGACCAGTGACCCACGGGTGCGGCTGCTCACCAATTCTCCCGCCGAGTTCTCCATCCTCATCACCCGAGTGGGCCTGGGCGACGAGGGTCTCTACACCTGCTCCTTCCAGACCCGGCAGCAGCCGCACACGGCCCAGGTCTACCTCATCGTGCACG TCCCTGCCCGAATCGTGAATATCTCCTCTGCTGTGACAGTGAATGAGGGTGGGAACGTGAACCTGCTATGCCTGGCTGTGGGGAGGCCAGAGCCCACAGTCACCTGGAGACAGCTCCGAG ACGGCTTCACATCCGAGGGTGAGATCCTGGAAATCTCGGACATCAGGCGAAGTCAGGCGGGGGACTACGAGTGTGTGACTCACAATGGCGTGGCGTCGGCCCCCGACAGCCGCCGCGTGCCAGTCACTGTCAACT ACCCTCCAACCATCACGGATGTGACGAGCGCCCGGACAGCAGTGGGGCGCACTGCGTTGCTCCGCTGTGAAGCTATGGCCGTGCCCCCCGCAGACTTCCAGTGGTTCAAAGATGACAAACA GCTGGGGGGCGGCGCGGCCGAGGGCCTGAAGGTGCAGACTGAGAGGACCCGCTCCATGCTGCTATTCGCCAACGTCAGCGGCCGCCACTACGGGAACTACACGTGCCGAGCCGCTAACCGGCTTGGGGCCGCCAGCGCCTCCATGCGCCTTCTGC GCCCAGGCTCCCTGGAGAATGCAGCCTCTCGGCCCCCTGGGCCCCTGGCCCTACTCTCTGCCCTGGGCTGGCTGTGGTGGGGAGGCATGTAG